One genomic window of Clupea harengus unplaced genomic scaffold, Ch_v2.0.2, whole genome shotgun sequence includes the following:
- the LOC122132501 gene encoding uncharacterized protein LOC122132501: MPQSSKRSMAAKKRISAPEDQGSTVKMPRKKNWWKGRDHLAAAPICSALSDFSLSTDPHSTPCDIPSSSSSPTPSFTYSDFPPLPTSRSSIFRPCESLSQSVPVVSCDNVSQSLSRTSGASFTLPLQSIRCAAIGAYCSHGETLSNQEKKIDTKLANFGTKLANFGTKLCNAANFEMKLDTTLANLETYTIVIPEEKKTIKSHSTNSDEYMNSGELSNTVPPSCHNRYIQGSFHQGHVMFEDNAGVQCVANSLTAMLMNKLKDVCTWQSSDLDNILVNGNMLYTSVKNCNQGNHTHLLVSDLPKSHVLHNVDFTINLGQAFSGIVGVHEYDLELADMAISLYEALQRVLLGDEAVF; this comes from the coding sequence ATGCCGAGGAAGAAGAACTGGTGGAAAGGGCGTGATCACTTGGCTGCTGCTCCAATATGTAGCGCCTTGTCTGATTTTTCTCTATCCACTGATCCCCACTCTACCCCTTGCGATAtcccatcttcctcttcatcccccACCCCAAGCTTCACCTACTCTGATTTTCCTCCTCTTCCGACCTCTCGGTCATCTATCTTTAGGCCCTGTGAGTCTCTTTCACAGTCTGTGCCTGTTGTGAGCTGTGATAATGTATCGCAGTCTCTTTCAAGGACCAGTGGAGCATCGTTCACACTGCCTCTGCAATCTATAAGGTGTGCAGCCATTGGGGCATACTGTTCTCACGGTGAAACTCTCAgtaaccaagaaaaaaaaattgatacaAAACTGGCAAACTTTGGTACAAAACTGGCAAACTTTGGTACAAAACTGTGCAACGCTGCAAACTTTGAAATGAAACTTGATACAACTCTTGCAAACCTTGAAACATACACTATTGTAATacctgaagaaaagaaaactatcAAAAGTCATTCAACAAACTCTGATGAATACATGAACAGTGGTGAGCTGTCCAACACTGTGCCTCCAAGCTGTCATAACAGGTATATACAAGGATCTTTTCATCAAGGACATGTGATGTTTGAAGATAATGCAGGTGTACAATGTGTGGCAAACAGTTTAACAGCAATGTTGATGAATAAACTGAAAGATGTGTGCACGTGGCAAAGTAGTGACCTTGATAATATTCTTGTGAATGGAAACATGCTTTATACGTCAGTAAAGAACTGCAATCAGGGAAACCATACTCATCTTTTGGTAAGTGATTTGCCAAAGTCTCATGTGTTGCATAATGTTGATTTTACAATTAATCTTGGACAAGCGTTTAGTGGCATAGTAGGAGTACATGAATATGATTTAGAGTTGGCAGATATGGCAATAAGCCTTTATGAAGCACTGCAGAGAGTATTACTAGGagatgaagctgttttttga